The following proteins are encoded in a genomic region of Aliiroseovarius sp. F47248L:
- a CDS encoding ABC transporter transmembrane domain-containing protein, with product MARQAGASSVEMDEREKSKRIGALSGLWPFMLPYRIWILAAFCALVFTAGISLILPIAVRRVVDGFGEATTQLLDKYFLAALVVASLLALGTGLRYYLVTRLGERVVADIRKAVFDRVVGMSPSFYENIMTGEVLSRITTDTTLILSVIGSSVSVALRNVFIFLGGMVLMLLTSAKLTGLVLLIVPIVIVPIIVLGRRLRVLGRENQEWIAKSSGNASEALLSVQTVQAFTHEDLSRGEFSGLTEESFISAKRRIGTRAVMTVIVISLIFSGVVGVLWIGMRDVTAGNISIGALVQFVIYSVMVAGAVGALSEIWSELQRAAGATERLVELLNAEDAVKDPTNPIAITERPKGEIAFEDVTFHYPARPNQAALEGISLNVAPGETVALVGPSGAGKSTIIQLIQRFYDPESGAVKLDGVDLRQMRRDEFRKYVALVPQDAVIFAASARENIRFGRPDATDTEVEAAARAAAAHEFLERLPEGYDTYVGERGVMLSGGQKQRIAIARAILRDAPILLLDEATSALDAESERLVQQAVDELAQGRTTLIVAHRLATVKKADRIVVFDEGRIVAQGTHDELVAQDGLYARLARLQFTEGMA from the coding sequence ATGGCAAGACAGGCAGGGGCGTCCAGCGTTGAAATGGACGAGCGCGAGAAATCCAAACGCATCGGTGCACTGTCCGGGTTGTGGCCGTTCATGCTGCCCTATCGGATCTGGATATTGGCGGCGTTTTGCGCGCTGGTGTTCACTGCGGGCATTTCGCTGATCCTGCCAATTGCAGTGCGCCGGGTCGTGGATGGGTTTGGGGAAGCCACCACGCAACTGCTCGATAAGTATTTTCTGGCGGCTCTAGTGGTTGCCAGCTTGCTCGCCCTGGGGACCGGGCTGCGCTATTACCTAGTGACGCGGTTGGGTGAACGGGTCGTGGCCGATATTCGCAAAGCGGTCTTTGACCGTGTGGTCGGGATGAGCCCGTCTTTCTATGAAAACATCATGACTGGCGAGGTGCTGAGCCGCATCACCACTGATACCACGCTGATCCTGTCGGTGATCGGGTCGTCCGTTTCGGTAGCCTTGCGCAACGTCTTTATCTTTTTAGGCGGTATGGTCCTGATGTTGCTTACATCAGCCAAGCTGACGGGACTGGTTCTGTTGATTGTGCCGATTGTGATCGTGCCGATCATTGTTCTGGGCCGACGTTTGCGTGTGCTGGGTCGCGAGAACCAGGAATGGATCGCTAAAAGCTCGGGCAATGCATCCGAGGCATTGTTGTCCGTCCAGACCGTGCAAGCCTTCACCCACGAAGACCTGAGCCGTGGCGAGTTTTCCGGGCTGACCGAGGAAAGTTTCATTTCGGCCAAACGCCGGATTGGCACCCGTGCCGTGATGACAGTGATCGTGATATCGCTCATTTTCTCAGGCGTTGTGGGCGTGCTTTGGATCGGGATGCGCGACGTGACGGCGGGCAATATCTCGATCGGGGCGCTGGTTCAGTTCGTGATCTATTCGGTGATGGTTGCCGGTGCTGTCGGTGCGCTGTCCGAGATCTGGAGCGAATTGCAACGCGCCGCAGGCGCCACCGAGCGTCTGGTCGAACTTCTGAATGCCGAAGACGCGGTGAAAGATCCCACGAACCCGATTGCCATTACCGAGCGTCCGAAAGGCGAGATTGCATTCGAAGATGTCACCTTCCATTATCCCGCACGCCCCAATCAGGCTGCGTTGGAGGGCATTTCGCTGAACGTGGCACCGGGTGAAACGGTCGCGCTGGTCGGCCCGTCCGGGGCAGGTAAATCGACGATCATACAACTGATTCAGCGGTTTTATGACCCGGAAAGCGGCGCGGTGAAGCTGGATGGTGTCGATCTGCGCCAAATGCGCCGGGATGAGTTCCGCAAATACGTGGCGCTGGTGCCGCAGGACGCGGTGATCTTCGCAGCCTCTGCGCGTGAGAACATCCGGTTTGGTCGTCCCGATGCGACGGATACCGAGGTCGAAGCCGCTGCCCGCGCCGCGGCCGCCCATGAGTTTCTGGAGCGTCTGCCCGAAGGTTACGACACCTATGTAGGCGAACGCGGCGTGATGTTGTCGGGTGGGCAAAAGCAGCGCATTGCCATAGCTCGCGCGATACTGCGCGATGCACCGATCCTATTGCTGGACGAGGCCACATCGGCACTTGATGCCGAAAGCGAACGTTTGGTTCAACAGGCGGTGGACGAACTGGCCCAAGGGCGCACGACTTTGATTGTAGCCCACCGGTTAGCAACAGTGAAAAAGGCTGATCGCATTGTCGTCTTTGACGAAGGCCGCATCGTGGCCCAAGGCACACATGACGAGCTGGTGGCTCAGGATGGCCTTTATGCCCGTCTCGCGCGTTTGCAGTTTACCGAAGGCATGGCCTGA
- a CDS encoding YdcF family protein produces MTGVAIVLGAAVRPDGSPSPALQRRAMAAADLYLRGQVDQIIASGGVPRAGRSEADVISEVCVQAGVPASAILIEDTSRNTLENIKNSKPLLPPDAQVVLVTDRYHAYRARLTAREFGLTPVSVSPALRPNKLHRIMRGYLREIAAVTLYVLRRAQRFILRQSP; encoded by the coding sequence ATGACCGGCGTCGCCATTGTTCTGGGGGCAGCAGTGCGGCCAGACGGGTCGCCCTCACCTGCCCTTCAGCGGCGCGCCATGGCGGCGGCTGATCTGTATCTGCGCGGGCAGGTTGATCAGATCATCGCATCGGGTGGCGTACCCCGTGCGGGCCGCAGTGAAGCCGATGTAATCTCTGAAGTTTGCGTTCAGGCGGGGGTTCCAGCTTCCGCGATATTGATCGAAGATACGTCGCGCAACACGCTGGAAAATATCAAAAACTCGAAACCGCTTCTGCCGCCCGACGCGCAGGTCGTGCTGGTCACGGATCGCTATCATGCGTACCGTGCGCGATTGACAGCCCGCGAGTTCGGGCTAACCCCTGTCAGCGTTTCACCTGCATTGCGTCCGAACAAACTTCATAGGATCATGCGGGGATATCTCAGGGAAATCGCAGCCGTCACGCTCTATGTCCTACGCCGCGCGCAACGGTTCATTTTGCGACAGTCACCGTAA
- a CDS encoding rhodanese-like domain-containing protein produces the protein MKKTIFVVAAALLAAPAFADGVNIRPDVPSVTVETASGTVEISRNPDQSNMITGEWARTSRACPNFCVQPMVPAPGVTPIGELELLDMLQDPEVIVVDSRVPADHAGGTIPGAISIPYNEAPDRLDELGCEIDFDGFDCEGAKPVALFCNGNWCGQSPTAARRMIEAGFPADKIHYYRGGMQAWRLLGLTVSDPQ, from the coding sequence ATGAAAAAGACTATCTTCGTAGTTGCTGCCGCGCTTTTGGCGGCACCTGCATTTGCGGATGGGGTGAACATTCGCCCGGACGTGCCATCAGTGACGGTCGAGACCGCATCTGGCACGGTGGAAATCTCGCGCAATCCTGATCAGAGCAACATGATCACCGGGGAATGGGCGCGGACCTCTCGTGCGTGCCCTAATTTTTGTGTGCAGCCGATGGTGCCCGCCCCCGGTGTGACGCCGATTGGTGAGCTTGAGTTGCTGGACATGCTGCAAGACCCAGAGGTGATTGTGGTCGATAGCCGCGTGCCGGCCGATCACGCAGGCGGCACGATCCCCGGTGCCATCTCGATCCCCTATAACGAGGCACCGGATCGTCTGGACGAACTGGGGTGCGAGATTGATTTTGACGGGTTCGATTGCGAGGGCGCTAAACCTGTTGCTTTGTTTTGCAATGGCAACTGGTGCGGTCAGTCGCCCACTGCTGCGCGACGGATGATCGAAGCCGGATTTCCCGCAGACAAGATCCATTATTATCGTGGGGGGATGCAGGCTTGGCGCCTGTTGGGGCTGACAGTGTCTGATCCTCAATAG
- a CDS encoding antibiotic biosynthesis monooxygenase gives MPKISKAPDYQTVITTFEMTPGTCQDLLDALTDAYQQFISKQPGFVAAGLHVNDAQTRIANYSQWKRREDFQAMLRTGEMRERNRVIATLCKSFEPVMYDVFETFD, from the coding sequence ATGCCCAAGATCAGCAAAGCCCCCGACTATCAAACCGTTATCACTACGTTCGAAATGACGCCCGGCACTTGTCAGGATTTGCTGGACGCGCTGACCGATGCCTATCAGCAGTTCATTTCAAAGCAGCCCGGATTTGTAGCTGCTGGTCTGCATGTCAACGACGCGCAGACACGGATTGCCAACTATTCACAATGGAAGCGGCGCGAGGATTTTCAGGCCATGCTGCGCACCGGCGAAATGCGCGAGCGGAACCGTGTGATCGCGACCCTGTGCAAGAGCTTCGAGCCAGTCATGTATGACGTGTTCGAAACCTTCGACTGA
- a CDS encoding zf-TFIIB domain-containing protein, which translates to MKCPIDGTELLMMERHGVEIDYCPDCRGVWLDRGELDKIIEKATPAVVLPDPDPTPVPADPPDLPGPITTDEPRTARREDYEDRRYKKPSRRARNRYDDDDDDYDDDDYRHAKRYKRKRRKSILSEIFDFD; encoded by the coding sequence ATGAAATGCCCGATTGATGGAACTGAACTATTGATGATGGAACGCCACGGCGTCGAAATCGACTATTGCCCAGACTGTCGGGGTGTCTGGCTAGATCGGGGTGAGTTGGACAAAATAATTGAAAAGGCCACTCCGGCTGTCGTTTTGCCGGATCCCGATCCGACCCCGGTGCCTGCCGATCCGCCTGACCTGCCAGGCCCGATCACCACTGATGAGCCCCGCACAGCCCGGCGGGAAGATTATGAGGATCGCCGATACAAGAAGCCGTCACGCAGGGCACGTAATCGTTATGACGATGATGACGACGACTATGATGACGATGATTATCGCCATGCGAAGCGATACAAACGCAAGCGCCGTAAGTCGATATTGTCCGAGATATTCGACTTCGACTAA
- a CDS encoding universal stress protein: MYKNVLVPIALDHERDTKEALSIAKAIAEKGAKITALHVMEEVPAYVAQYLPEGQLEENVHELQVRMKEELAGEDGIAIKVISGHAGHAIVDYAKHHGVDCIVVASHRPGLTDFFLGSTAARVVRHAPCAVHVSR; this comes from the coding sequence ATGTATAAAAATGTCCTTGTGCCGATCGCTTTGGATCATGAGCGAGACACCAAAGAAGCGCTGAGCATTGCGAAAGCCATCGCCGAGAAAGGGGCCAAAATCACGGCCCTTCATGTGATGGAAGAAGTGCCAGCTTATGTCGCCCAATACTTGCCCGAAGGCCAGTTGGAAGAAAACGTGCATGAGCTACAGGTGCGGATGAAAGAAGAACTGGCCGGAGAAGACGGTATCGCCATCAAGGTTATTTCAGGTCATGCGGGTCACGCCATTGTGGATTACGCCAAGCACCACGGGGTTGATTGCATTGTCGTGGCGTCGCACCGGCCGGGCTTGACCGACTTTTTCCTTGGCTCAACTGCAGCCCGCGTTGTGCGTCATGCGCCTTGCGCTGTGCATGTGTCGCGGTAG
- the ffh gene encoding signal recognition particle protein, translated as MFESLSDRLSGVFDRLTKQGALSEDDVKTALREVRVALLEADVSLPVARDFVKKVQEQATGQAVTKSVTPGQQVVKIVHDALVEVLTGEGEPGALKIDSPPAPILMVGLQGGGKTTTTAKLAKRLQEKDGKRVLMASLDVYRPAAMDQLAILGTQIGVDTLPIVPGQKPVDIAKRAKQQATMGGYDVYMLDTAGRLHIDEVLMGEVEQVSAVVSPRETLLVVDGLTGQVAVEVAQEFDDKVGISGVVLTRMDGDGRGGAALSMRAVTGKPIKYVGLGEKMDALETFEPERIAGRILGMGDIVSLVEKAQETIEAEQAERMMKRFQKGQFNMNDLKMQLEQMIKMGGMQGVMGMMPGMGKMAKQAEAAGMDDKLLKQQIALIQSMTKRERANPQILQASRKKRIAAGAGMEVSELNKLLKMQRQMGDMMKKMGKMGKGKMLKQAMSGMFGKGGGMPPGMDPSSMDPKVLEQAAKAMGGKLPGLGGAGLPTGLSGFGKKK; from the coding sequence ATGTTCGAGAGCCTGTCAGATCGCCTATCCGGTGTCTTTGACCGCCTGACGAAACAGGGTGCGCTGTCCGAGGATGATGTGAAAACTGCGCTTCGTGAGGTTCGTGTGGCCTTGCTTGAGGCTGACGTTTCACTGCCTGTGGCGCGCGACTTCGTCAAGAAAGTGCAAGAACAGGCCACTGGTCAGGCCGTCACGAAGTCCGTAACGCCTGGCCAGCAGGTCGTGAAGATCGTTCATGACGCATTGGTCGAAGTTCTGACCGGCGAAGGTGAACCCGGTGCCCTGAAGATCGACAGCCCCCCCGCGCCCATCCTGATGGTCGGTCTGCAAGGCGGTGGCAAGACGACCACGACTGCCAAACTGGCAAAACGTCTGCAAGAAAAAGATGGCAAGCGCGTGTTGATGGCTTCTCTCGACGTCTATCGCCCGGCCGCCATGGACCAGTTGGCAATTTTGGGCACTCAGATCGGTGTCGACACACTACCGATCGTCCCGGGTCAAAAACCTGTCGACATTGCCAAACGCGCCAAACAGCAAGCGACGATGGGCGGCTATGACGTCTATATGCTCGACACGGCTGGCCGTTTGCACATCGACGAAGTCCTGATGGGCGAAGTCGAGCAAGTCTCGGCCGTTGTGAGCCCGCGTGAAACACTGCTTGTGGTCGATGGCCTGACCGGTCAGGTCGCGGTCGAAGTCGCGCAGGAATTTGACGACAAGGTCGGCATTTCTGGCGTGGTTCTGACACGGATGGATGGCGACGGACGTGGCGGTGCCGCCCTGTCGATGCGCGCTGTGACCGGCAAGCCGATCAAATATGTCGGCCTTGGCGAAAAGATGGACGCGCTGGAAACCTTCGAACCTGAGCGGATCGCCGGTCGTATCCTTGGCATGGGTGACATTGTTTCGCTGGTCGAAAAAGCGCAGGAAACCATCGAAGCCGAACAGGCCGAGCGCATGATGAAGCGCTTCCAAAAGGGTCAATTCAATATGAACGACCTGAAGATGCAGCTGGAACAAATGATCAAGATGGGCGGCATGCAAGGCGTCATGGGGATGATGCCGGGAATGGGCAAAATGGCCAAACAGGCTGAAGCGGCAGGCATGGACGACAAGCTGCTGAAGCAACAGATTGCCCTGATCCAGTCAATGACCAAACGCGAGCGTGCCAACCCGCAAATTCTGCAAGCCAGCCGCAAAAAACGAATTGCCGCCGGGGCCGGGATGGAAGTGTCCGAGTTGAACAAGCTTCTAAAGATGCAGCGCCAGATGGGCGACATGATGAAGAAGATGGGCAAGATGGGCAAAGGCAAGATGCTGAAACAGGCCATGTCCGGCATGTTCGGCAAAGGTGGCGGCATGCCTCCTGGTATGGATCCGTCGTCGATGGACCCGAAAGTGCTTGAACAAGCGGCTAAAGCGATGGGTGGCAAGCTGCCCGGTCTTGGTGGCGCTGGACTTCCCACCGGCCTGTCTGGATTTGGGAAGAAAAAGTAA
- a CDS encoding GNAT family N-acetyltransferase: MISPVTLPSPGAHIAEAARATLPVLYTERLVLRTPMLEDFAVFQRLFSLPSAKFMGQTLGDEDIWAQFTNYTAGWVLRGDGMFTVSHDDTIVGFVFAGVEPGDQAIELGFFIAPDSQRQGFAFEAANAALAHLRSIAPDLIVSYVDPANTASQALVVKLGGQQTGTLDGSLVFTYALDSDGGPEAYS; encoded by the coding sequence ATGATCTCGCCCGTCACTCTTCCCAGCCCCGGCGCCCATATAGCCGAAGCCGCACGCGCTACGCTTCCCGTTCTGTACACAGAACGGCTGGTGCTGCGCACGCCGATGTTGGAGGATTTCGCGGTGTTCCAACGGCTGTTCTCGTTACCTTCAGCGAAGTTCATGGGGCAGACGCTGGGTGACGAAGATATCTGGGCACAGTTTACAAATTACACCGCCGGATGGGTTCTGCGTGGTGACGGCATGTTCACCGTGAGTCACGATGACACCATTGTGGGCTTTGTCTTTGCCGGAGTCGAACCCGGCGACCAAGCCATTGAACTTGGCTTTTTCATCGCCCCAGACTCCCAACGACAGGGCTTTGCATTCGAGGCTGCCAATGCCGCCTTGGCGCATCTGCGCAGCATCGCGCCAGATCTGATCGTCAGCTATGTCGACCCGGCAAACACCGCCAGTCAAGCACTGGTCGTGAAACTTGGAGGTCAACAGACAGGCACATTGGATGGGTCGCTGGTCTTCACTTATGCGCTGGACAGTGATGGTGGCCCGGAGGCGTATTCATGA
- a CDS encoding GNAT family N-acetyltransferase — MTLSLNIPVLTTDRLIMRAPCEADFTAEADFYTSDASKFVGGPMPAHRTWRLLATILGHWVMRGYGFWALEDKATGTYQGRVGLWFPHGWSEREIGWTLMPNAIGKGFATEAAVAARTHAYRSLGWETAISQIDPKNEASKAVAHRLDAQFETMYDDPEYGPTEIWRHPAPEDCL; from the coding sequence ATGACGCTTTCGCTCAACATTCCTGTTCTGACAACGGATCGCCTGATTATGCGCGCGCCGTGTGAAGCTGATTTCACAGCCGAAGCGGATTTCTATACATCAGATGCGTCCAAATTTGTTGGCGGACCGATGCCAGCCCACCGCACATGGCGGTTGCTGGCGACCATTCTGGGCCATTGGGTAATGCGCGGATACGGTTTCTGGGCCCTCGAGGACAAGGCGACAGGCACTTATCAGGGCCGCGTGGGCTTGTGGTTTCCGCATGGCTGGTCCGAACGCGAGATCGGCTGGACCTTAATGCCAAATGCGATTGGCAAGGGGTTTGCCACCGAAGCCGCGGTTGCAGCCCGGACGCATGCCTATCGCTCGCTTGGCTGGGAGACCGCGATCTCGCAGATTGATCCAAAAAACGAAGCTTCAAAAGCCGTTGCGCACCGCTTGGATGCACAATTCGAGACCATGTATGACGACCCGGAATACGGTCCGACTGAAATCTGGCGACACCCTGCCCCGGAGGACTGCCTATGA
- a CDS encoding chorismate mutase, giving the protein MTDAVTRADELLKEHRQSIDRLDAILVYTLGERFKHTQAVGKLKAEYDLPPSDPAREAKQIERLEDLARLADLDPEFAKEFLNFIIDEVIRHHKKHQE; this is encoded by the coding sequence ATGACCGACGCCGTCACCCGCGCCGATGAACTTTTGAAAGAACATCGCCAGTCGATCGACCGGCTGGACGCAATCCTTGTCTATACGCTGGGCGAACGCTTCAAGCATACGCAGGCGGTTGGCAAACTGAAGGCCGAATACGACCTGCCTCCCTCGGACCCGGCGCGTGAGGCCAAACAAATCGAACGACTGGAAGACTTGGCACGCCTTGCCGATCTGGATCCCGAATTCGCCAAAGAATTCCTGAACTTCATCATTGATGAGGTCATCAGGCATCACAAGAAACACCAAGAATGA
- the rpsP gene encoding 30S ribosomal protein S16 yields the protein MAMKIRLARGGSKKRPFYRVVATDSRMPRDGRFIEKLGTYNPLLPKDSEERVKLDMERVQYWLDQGAQPSDRVSRFLEAAGVLEKKERANLKKGVPGKKAQERVQEKADKAAAAAEAAAAPAEEPAEEAASEE from the coding sequence ATGGCTATGAAAATTCGTCTCGCCCGTGGCGGCTCGAAAAAACGTCCCTTCTATCGCGTTGTTGCAACCGACTCGCGCATGCCGCGCGATGGCCGCTTCATCGAAAAACTGGGCACCTACAACCCGCTTCTGCCGAAAGATTCGGAAGAGCGTGTAAAGCTGGACATGGAGCGCGTTCAGTACTGGTTGGATCAAGGCGCACAGCCGTCCGACCGCGTATCGCGCTTCTTGGAAGCCGCTGGCGTGCTTGAGAAAAAAGAGCGTGCGAACCTGAAAAAAGGTGTTCCCGGCAAGAAAGCCCAGGAACGTGTGCAGGAAAAAGCCGACAAGGCTGCTGCCGCTGCCGAAGCCGCCGCTGCACCTGCTGAAGAGCCTGCAGAAGAAGCAGCTTCGGAAGAGTAA
- the bluB gene encoding 5,6-dimethylbenzimidazole synthase — protein sequence MHTFTKAFQSDLEDLMRWRRDVRRFRTDPVDEALLQECLDAFLLAPSVGLSEPWRVIRVESNAARAAVLDNFTDRNDDALCGYSGERAKLYAGLKLSGMQDAPVQLAVFSDEVTPKGAGLGTGTMPEMRRYSVVSAIMLFWLAVRARGLGLGWVSILDPVQLCQDLDVPADWRLIGYFCLGWPETVDDSPELEHAGWEVRRGTLPLETR from the coding sequence ATGCACACCTTTACAAAGGCGTTTCAGTCGGATCTTGAAGATCTGATGCGTTGGCGGCGCGACGTGCGCCGCTTTCGCACCGATCCAGTGGACGAGGCGCTCCTGCAAGAGTGCCTCGACGCGTTTTTGTTAGCCCCATCTGTGGGGCTGTCAGAACCATGGCGGGTGATCCGTGTGGAAAGCAATGCGGCCCGTGCTGCAGTGCTGGACAATTTCACGGATAGGAATGACGACGCTTTGTGCGGCTATTCGGGCGAAAGGGCCAAGCTCTATGCTGGGCTGAAACTGTCAGGGATGCAAGATGCCCCCGTCCAACTGGCGGTGTTCAGCGATGAGGTGACCCCGAAAGGCGCAGGCCTTGGCACGGGCACCATGCCCGAAATGCGCCGCTATTCGGTTGTGTCTGCAATCATGCTGTTTTGGCTTGCTGTGCGTGCCCGCGGCCTTGGGTTGGGCTGGGTGTCAATCCTTGACCCTGTCCAGTTATGCCAAGACCTTGACGTCCCGGCTGACTGGCGACTGATTGGCTATTTCTGTCTGGGCTGGCCTGAAACGGTTGACGACAGCCCCGAACTTGAACATGCGGGCTGGGAAGTGCGACGCGGCACCCTTCCCCTCGAAACGCGCTGA
- the rimM gene encoding ribosome maturation factor RimM (Essential for efficient processing of 16S rRNA) has translation MNEDRICVGAIAGAFGVKGEVRVKSFCADPEAIGDYSPLWSEDGARQFVLKLDRPIKNGFAARIDGVRTKEEADALKGKRLFADRDALPTLPDDEYYHADLIGLTVLDTGGRELGRVSAVHNHGASDVLEVQGPGLKTGALLPFTLEAVPTVDLASGRIIADPPQGVFPE, from the coding sequence ATGAACGAAGATCGAATTTGCGTGGGTGCGATTGCAGGTGCTTTTGGTGTCAAAGGCGAAGTGCGCGTAAAAAGCTTCTGTGCCGACCCGGAGGCCATTGGCGACTATAGCCCGTTATGGTCCGAAGACGGCGCGCGCCAGTTTGTGTTGAAGTTGGATCGCCCGATTAAAAACGGCTTTGCTGCCCGGATCGACGGCGTGCGCACCAAAGAAGAAGCAGACGCCCTGAAAGGCAAAAGGCTGTTTGCCGACCGCGACGCGCTACCGACGCTGCCCGACGACGAATATTATCACGCTGACCTGATTGGATTGACCGTTCTGGACACAGGCGGCCGTGAACTTGGCCGTGTTTCTGCAGTACACAATCACGGCGCCAGCGATGTGCTGGAGGTGCAAGGTCCCGGCCTGAAAACCGGTGCGCTTCTACCCTTCACATTAGAGGCCGTGCCGACCGTTGATCTGGCATCAGGCCGGATTATTGCTGATCCGCCCCAAGGTGTCTTCCCGGAATGA
- the trmD gene encoding tRNA (guanosine(37)-N1)-methyltransferase TrmD: MKSHGKIAVSASFKPRALMTETPRFAGVWTAKIITLFPSAFPGVLGESLTGRALKDGLWALEPIDLRPFGEGRHRNVDDTPAGGGAGMVLRADVLGKAIDIAQSGVSSDRAKWPILYMSPRGKPLDQAMARRLATCDGLTILCGRFEGVDERVIEEYRIEEVSLGDFVLTGGEIAAQALLDATVRLLPGVLGNEASTEEESFSAGLLEHPQYTRPAEWRGRTIPEVLTSGHHGRIADWRRNMSEQLTRERRPDLWESLRRKRDEDGAD, encoded by the coding sequence ATGAAATCGCATGGCAAAATCGCGGTCTCGGCATCGTTTAAACCACGCGCGTTAATGACCGAAACGCCACGATTTGCCGGGGTCTGGACCGCCAAGATCATCACCCTTTTCCCTTCAGCTTTTCCCGGTGTGCTGGGCGAAAGCCTGACGGGGCGGGCGTTAAAGGATGGATTATGGGCGCTTGAACCGATTGACCTGCGCCCATTTGGCGAAGGCAGACACCGCAATGTGGATGATACGCCTGCGGGTGGTGGCGCGGGCATGGTGCTGCGTGCCGATGTTTTGGGTAAAGCGATAGATATAGCCCAATCTGGCGTGTCCAGCGACCGCGCAAAGTGGCCGATCCTTTACATGTCGCCACGCGGCAAGCCGCTTGATCAGGCGATGGCGCGCCGCCTCGCCACCTGCGACGGCCTAACCATCCTGTGCGGGCGTTTCGAGGGCGTCGATGAACGGGTAATCGAGGAATACCGGATTGAGGAGGTCAGTTTGGGCGATTTCGTCCTGACCGGGGGTGAGATTGCAGCGCAAGCCCTGCTTGATGCCACGGTGCGATTGTTGCCCGGTGTTTTAGGCAACGAAGCGTCGACCGAAGAGGAAAGCTTTTCTGCCGGGCTGCTGGAGCATCCGCAATACACCCGCCCTGCCGAGTGGCGGGGCCGTACCATCCCCGAGGTCCTGACATCGGGGCATCACGGTCGGATCGCTGATTGGCGTCGCAACATGAGCGAACAACTCACACGCGAGCGCAGGCCGGATCTGTGGGAATCATTGCGGCGAAAACGAGACGAAGACGGGGCTGATTGA
- the rplS gene encoding 50S ribosomal protein L19, producing MNLIAELEAEQVAALGKDIPDFKAGDTIRVGFKVTEGSRTRVQNYEGVCISRKNGAGIAGSFTVRKISFGEGVERVFPLHSTNIDSITVVRRGRVRRAKMYYLRTRRGKSARIAEDANYKAKKA from the coding sequence ATGAACCTGATCGCAGAGCTTGAGGCGGAACAAGTTGCCGCCCTGGGAAAAGATATTCCCGATTTCAAAGCCGGTGACACCATCCGTGTCGGCTTTAAAGTGACCGAAGGGTCACGCACCCGTGTTCAGAACTACGAAGGCGTTTGCATCAGCCGTAAGAACGGTGCAGGCATTGCCGGATCGTTCACCGTGCGCAAGATTTCTTTTGGTGAAGGCGTGGAGCGTGTGTTCCCCCTGCATTCGACAAACATCGACAGCATCACCGTCGTTCGCCGTGGTCGCGTACGTCGTGCGAAAATGTACTACCTGCGGACGCGTCGTGGTAAGTCAGCTCGTATCGCAGAAGATGCCAACTACAAAGCCAAGAAAGCATAA
- the rpmE gene encoding 50S ribosomal protein L31 has product MKKDIHPDYHMIDVKMTDGTIVQMKSTWGAEGDTLALDIDPTAHPAWNGGSSRLLDTGGRVSKFKSKYEGFGF; this is encoded by the coding sequence ATGAAAAAGGATATCCATCCCGACTACCACATGATCGACGTCAAAATGACCGACGGCACGATCGTGCAGATGAAATCGACCTGGGGCGCAGAAGGCGACACCCTGGCACTGGACATCGACCCCACCGCTCACCCCGCGTGGAACGGCGGCAGCTCGCGCCTGCTGGACACTGGCGGTCGCGTGTCAAAGTTCAAATCGAAATACGAAGGGTTCGGCTTCTAA